gacgaAGTGGATGAGTCTGCGTGGGTTACGATCTGCTTGTCAAATAATTTGGGTCTATTCACGGCTATTTGAaagcataattaaaaaaaatagcaaaTGGGTTAAATGTAAAGCGAAGGAAGCCTCATAATTGATCAACGATTAATCTAGGTGATATGAGGGTTAGATGAATCTGACATGTCATTATTTAATTGGTTGGAATTAAGTAGCCTATCGTAAGATACTATCTCATAAgtcattaaatttaatattgcTTATGTCGGTTGCTTTGTTTAGACTTCAAAATTAGAAATCCGGTTTTAAGTAATTACTGCAAAATTAGGTAGGAGGCAAACGATATACTCTTCCCTCGCACCTTTTGAACCATTAAACAACCATTTTTTTCCTCCaaattttttagaatttgaaaaaatgggtattttacatttttagttATTCAgttttctttagaaaaaaaaagcgAAACGAAATCACAAAATTCTGAATTATTATGTAAAACATTgctatttaaaaaattgtaactagaacttataagtattttaaacaataaaaaatatattaaaaatatcattatggTGATTTATTTGGTAAATTCTGTTTGACCATTTTTCATTAACTAAAAATCTGTAAATTAATTCGGTAaatgagagaaaaaaacaagatttgTCGATAACATAAAAAGAAGGACTCCAGGTGGACCCAACCCAACAGATTCAGAATCTCAGGGTCGTTCGTTTGCTCTCCAAGCTCGAGCCATAGTGGCTACCTTGTAACCGTCACACACCATCTCCACTCTTTCTTCTTCGCCAAGCGTTCTTCAGTATCTCACTCGCAGATCTTCGTCCTTAGGTGAAACAAACAAGGTACGTGCATTGCGAAACCCTAGTTCTTCGTCCCTGGATCTTTAAGAGTTCTTCAAGGTTTTTAAGCAGAATCGAGTTTGTATTGTTTGTTAGTTAGTTTAGTCTTCGTTGAAGTCCGCtttctagggtttcgattccGTTGACCACCTCACGAGCGCTATTTCTCTGATTCGAATCTTAGATTCCTCATGGCGAAAACAGCTAGAACTCCTTCCGCGTCTCACGGAACTGGTCCCGAAGCTCCAAGATCCGATGCTGCCGGCAACAAACTTCCTTCTGACTCCGCCGCCGGCTCACCCGGTGCTACTGATTCTCAGAAACGCGGCCGTGGACGACCGCCGAAGTCCAAATCCGACTCTCAGAACGGTGCCGTTTCAGCAGCTCAGCCGGCTAGGAAACCAAGCGGTCGCCCGAAAAGAAACGTAGCTACAGCAGCTGTTGCGACTGCGCCTGCGGCAGCAGGTAGGCCAAGGAGGTCGACCACTGTGCGTGCGACGGAGTCTCAGGTCACGGCTGGAGATGGAACTAGGAAGCGTGGGAGGCCAAAGAAAGATGATGTGGCAGCTCCAGCTAAGAAACGTGGACGGAAACCTAAATCTCAACCTGTTGCTAAGAAGACTGTGGGCAGGCCAAAGAAGGTAACTTCTCTTTCACATCCTTGTCTTTATTAATTAATGCGTCCAAATTGCTTAGAGAAAAGTCGTATATTACTCAGTTTTTGGTTATTCTCGACTGTTGTGTGTAGTAGAGACTTTGAAAAGATGTGCATATTTGGTTAGTGTAATCTTATTAGATTTCCTAaagctttttttgtttgttgtataATGTGAAAATGCAAGTGCTTGGTATATTTGGCAAGTCGTTATTATCTCATATGAGTCAATGTACCTACAACCATTTAGTTTATGTACCATATTATTATGCTTATACAACTGTTTATATACTTATGTGTTATGTCAAAATCGGTTTTCCATGGATGAAGGCAACAGAAGGTGCTACTGGGCAGGGAGCATCAGACCCAAGAGAGCTCAAGAAGAAAGCCGCACTCTTAGTAAGTCAACCATCACCAGTTTGCTTCTATAGTGATATTGGTTTAC
This region of Brassica napus cultivar Da-Ae chromosome C5, Da-Ae, whole genome shotgun sequence genomic DNA includes:
- the LOC106376400 gene encoding putative DNA-binding protein At1g48610, producing the protein MAKTARTPSASHGTGPEAPRSDAAGNKLPSDSAAGSPGATDSQKRGRGRPPKSKSDSQNGAVSAAQPARKPSGRPKRNVATAAVATAPAAAGRPRRSTTVRATESQVTAGDGTRKRGRPKKDDVAAPAKKRGRKPKSQPVAKKTVGRPKKATEGATGQGASDPRELKKKAALLQKKVKQAADKLKIAVSAIEEVQEIAAGM